A region of Clostridia bacterium DNA encodes the following proteins:
- a CDS encoding long-chain fatty acid--CoA ligase, whose product MDQYPWYKHYEVGFGPPLVYPENSSVYDLFQETAAKYPNLTATIFMGARMSFAQLSQQVDRMAAALAQLGIKKQDRVAVMLPNCPQYVISYLAILRLGAVVVQVNPLYTEREVENILTDSGAKIAVVIDLMYPRVEKIRSQTSLSHVIFTRVSEYLPFPINYLYPWLAKRKGQYPQIKTSPSTINFSELIRNTSGLPPKVLIDAASDVAVFQYTGGTTGIPKAAMLTHRNLVADTYMSRAIVGSALKEGEERVLAVLPFFHSFGLTTTLNLAIAFGSTLICIPRFEVKAVLKAIDKYRPTAFPGVPTMYVALNNYPELHRYDIKSIRVMISGAAAMPVEVLRQFEAKTGGVICEGYGLSEASPVVCCNPCVGVRKPGSIGIPLVGTVCRVVDLETGTRELAPGEVGELIVKGPQVMKGYWNRPEDTAHSLRDGWLYTGDVAKMDEDGYFYIVDRKKDMIITGGFNVYPREVEEVLYEHPKIKEAAVVGVPDEYSGERVKAVVVPKEGETLSEEEVIQWCRQKLTGYKVPRFVEFRDELPLSLVGKVLRRALKEEEQN is encoded by the coding sequence ATGGACCAGTATCCGTGGTATAAGCATTATGAAGTTGGCTTTGGCCCGCCACTGGTATATCCTGAGAACAGCTCGGTGTACGATCTTTTTCAGGAAACGGCCGCCAAATATCCCAACCTTACTGCTACTATTTTTATGGGGGCGCGGATGAGCTTTGCCCAGCTTTCCCAGCAAGTGGATCGTATGGCTGCTGCCCTGGCCCAGCTGGGCATTAAAAAGCAGGATCGGGTGGCGGTGATGTTGCCCAACTGTCCTCAGTACGTGATCAGTTACTTGGCCATTTTGAGGCTGGGGGCGGTGGTGGTACAAGTTAACCCGCTCTATACCGAGCGGGAGGTAGAAAATATCTTGACTGACTCCGGTGCCAAGATTGCCGTGGTCATAGACCTGATGTATCCGCGGGTGGAGAAGATCCGGTCGCAAACCTCCCTAAGCCACGTTATCTTCACCCGGGTATCTGAGTACCTGCCTTTTCCCATTAACTATCTTTATCCTTGGCTGGCCAAGCGTAAGGGCCAGTACCCGCAGATCAAAACCAGCCCGAGTACCATTAATTTCTCCGAGCTTATTCGCAATACATCCGGCTTGCCGCCTAAGGTGCTGATTGATGCCGCAAGCGATGTCGCCGTATTTCAGTATACTGGTGGAACTACCGGAATACCCAAGGCGGCCATGCTTACTCACCGCAACCTAGTAGCCGACACTTACATGTCGCGAGCTATCGTGGGGTCGGCCCTGAAGGAAGGCGAGGAGCGGGTTTTAGCAGTATTGCCCTTCTTTCACTCTTTTGGCCTTACCACCACCTTGAACCTAGCCATAGCTTTTGGTTCCACCCTGATCTGCATCCCTCGATTTGAGGTGAAGGCGGTGTTAAAGGCCATCGATAAGTACCGACCCACTGCCTTTCCCGGGGTTCCCACCATGTATGTGGCTCTCAACAACTACCCGGAGCTGCACCGATATGACATCAAATCTATCCGGGTGATGATTAGCGGGGCGGCAGCCATGCCGGTGGAGGTATTGCGCCAATTTGAGGCCAAGACGGGAGGAGTGATTTGCGAGGGTTACGGTCTCTCTGAAGCCTCGCCGGTAGTCTGTTGCAACCCTTGTGTAGGTGTCCGCAAGCCTGGAAGCATCGGCATTCCCTTGGTGGGTACTGTCTGCCGGGTGGTGGATTTGGAGACGGGGACCCGGGAGCTAGCGCCGGGAGAGGTGGGCGAGCTTATCGTCAAAGGCCCGCAGGTAATGAAGGGTTACTGGAATCGCCCTGAAGATACGGCCCACTCCCTCCGGGATGGCTGGCTTTATACTGGGGATGTGGCCAAGATGGACGAGGACGGCTATTTCTATATTGTCGATCGCAAAAAGGACATGATCATTACCGGCGGTTTCAACGTTTACCCTCGCGAGGTGGAAGAAGTCCTGTATGAGCACCCCAAGATCAAGGAAGCGGCAGTGGTGGGGGTTCCAGATGAATACTCAGGCGAAAGGGTCAAGGCGGTAGTGGTTCCTAAGGAAGGCGAGACCTTGAGCGAGGAAGAAGTAATCCAGTGGTGCCGGCAGAAGCTGACCGGGTACAAGGTGCCACGATTCGTGGAGTTCCGGGATGAATTGCCCCTCAGCTTGGTGGGCAAGGTCTTGCGGAGGGCCCTTAAGGAGGAAGAACAGAACTAG